cctacttttgtTTTATGGTACCAGTGACCaaccgatgcatatctgtattcccagtcctttgaaatccatagatatgggcttaatttatttatttcaattgactgatttcattataTGATCTGCAAAATATATTCAGTATATTATGGTCTGAGAATAACAATACTGGCAGACcaggtatcaaatcaaattcaggacctcaataccaggcgatgtcagtggaaggccctataaattgtcaaagactccagccagtctagtcatagactgttctctctgctaccgcatggcaagcgatacaggagcgccaagtctaggtccaaaaggcttcttaacagcttctacccccaagccataagactcctgaacagctaatcaaaaggCTACCCAGAatgtttgcattgcccccccccttttacactgctgctactccgtttattatctacgcatagtcaTTTTAAATTCTCCCTacatacatattacctcgactaacaggtgcacattgactctgtacctgtaccccctgtatatatccttactactgttattttactgttgctctttaaattatttgtaacttttatttcttaatgaacaagtaattttcttacaactgcattgttggttaaggccttgttagtaaacatttcactataaggtctatacccgttgtattcagcgcatgtgtcaaataaaatttgatcttaactcagaaaaggttggtgaccaggCGCTTAGACAGCCTGGGTAGGCCACTGGCGTATCTTTTTCTAAAACTACCGCGAGTTCCGGTAATTTAGTGCAAGCAAAGAAAAATGACGATTAGGTTTGAATGTAGGATGATTACTAGTAAAACCGTTGCCTTGCTATGCTTAAAAGTGTACAAAGTAAGATTAGCTTGCACGAGATGCTACAGCTAACAAAGGGAGAGCAGCCATTTtgtttcctctgtcatgttgaaATGCCTCCATCCCACCCTTTGTACTTCCATATGATTTCAGCTTTCTGCGATCAGTGACCTCTGGGGGTGAAGAATAAACAGACAATTTATTTTTAATAATTAATTATGTGTGACACccaacatgtacagttgaagtcggaatttaaaatacacttaggttggagtcattaaaactcatttttcaaccactccacaaatttcttgttaacaaactatagttttggcaagctggttaggacatctactttttgcatgacagtcatttttccaaaatTCTTTACAGatcatcacaattccagtgggtcagaagtttacatacactaaggtgactgtgcctttaaacagcttggaaaattaaagaaaatgtcatggctttagaagtttatgataggctaactgacatcatttgagtcaattggaggtgtacctgtggaagtatttcaaggcctactttcaaactcagtgcctttttgcttgacatcatgggaaaatcaaaagaaatcagccaagacctcagaaaaataattgtagacctccacaagtctggttcaatttccaaacgcctgaaggtaccacgttcatctgtacaaacaatagtacgaaaATATAAACATcacgggaccacgcagctgtcatactgctcaggaaggagacacgttctgcaaatcaatcccagaacaacagcaaaggaccttatgagatgctggaggaaacaggtacaaaagtatctaaatccacagtataacgagtcctatatcgacataacttgaaaggccgctcagtaaggaagaagcatctgctccaaaaccaccataaaaaagccagactacggtttgcaactgcacatggggacaaagatcatactttaaggagaaatgtcctctagtctgatgaaacaaaaatacaactgtttggccataatgaccatcgttatgtttggaggaaaaagggggacgcttgcaatctgaagaacaccatcccaaccgtgaagcacagggtggcaggatcatgttgtggtggtgctttgccgcaggagggactggtgcacttcacaaaataaatggcatcatgaggagggggaaattatgtggatatattgaagcaacatctcaagacatcagtcaggaagttgaagcatGGTTGCAAATGgaccttccaaatggacaatgaccccaagcatacttcccaagttgtggaaaaatggcttaacttctttggggaattcaccacagcaatgtcaatGAAATGATAGAAACATGTTTTGTACCATTTCATGGTCTTGTGAAGAACATTGTGGTATCCTATCAGCGCATCTGACAGGTCCACACCTCCCATGCTCTTGTTGTAGTCCTTCACAGCAGCTGGAATGGGGACATTTTTTGTGGTCCATGCCCTGGCACCGTCCTTCACACGCCTGGCGATGTGATCTCCACTGAAGGACTTGTGGATACTGGAGCACATGACCTCCTCTCTGGTATCCATCCACTTCACAAACAGCAGGCCACCTTCACGGATCCATCGCATGGTACACCGCTCAGCCCGCTTAGGCATGTCGTTCACCATGGTCTTTGGAAAACCCACCCTGTTGGTACGAATGGTGCCACAATCCCACACCTCCCGCTTCCTcagctctgtaaacagggtagggcttgtgtagacGTTGTCCACAAACAGATTGTAGCCCTTCCCCAGCGGTTGGAAATCCAATAACTCCATAACGGAATCATAACTCAGTCCATTACCGGTAGCAAAACTGTTTTTCCCCTCATAAACAAAAAAATTGCAAGTGTAGGCACACACAGAATCAGCCAAATCAAACAGCTTGTAACCCCATTTGGTTGGTTTGTTACGCATGTATTGTTTGAGGCTGATTCTGGCCTTTGAGGCTACCATCCTCTCATCGGTGGACAGGTTGTGGGCGGGCTGAAAATAAGTCTTGCAGGCATCAACGATGCTGGGATAGAGAGGTTTTATTTTACAGAGCCTATCAAACCTTGGTGTGCCTCTCTTCTTGTCATTCTCCCCATCAACTTCTGGGTCACTGATGTGAAGCGCCCGTCAGAAACCCTTTAGAAGACATGAGTCATGGGGAAAGGCAGTTGATAGAGAGCTGACGTTTTCCAGTAATTCCTTGGAGTTTTCAATTTCACCAGCCACTAATGACCATTGAAAAGTAGCAGAAAAGGTCTGACATGGAAATGGTCTTCCATGCCTCTTTCTTTCCTGCCTGCTTCTTAGCCCCATACTTATTGGTGTTCGCCACCAGGGAATCAACAACTGTCGAGGTGAAAACAGTTGAAAAAGTTGAAGGGGGCTGTGCTTTGCAGTCATGTCTAGTTGAGGTCCTGGCTGCCTTTTGGGTCTAAAAACTGGTGGATTTGGTTCCACATCATCTTCTAACACAGAGTGCCAACGACCCTCTGGCCCTCTGTCTGCAGGtttctctcttccccacctcctcttctttGTCACTGACTTCACAACTCTAGATGGCCGGGTAGGTGTGGAGCCGGAGATAGCGGGGGTccggctggatgaaccagcttcagaggGAGATGGACACCTAGACATTGACGGCTCATAATCAGATTCACTGCCACTGTGAAAGATTTAAAAAATCAGTAACAATACTTTCAcgtatgagccctgtatcaacacgtaaaataaacagatatatatatatagagagagtacagggaacatataATCACTATGGTGAAGTGCTGTTCCATTTCATGTTtatgtaaaataaatgtaaaaaatatatcacACACGACAGTATTGCCAATGTGTACTTTACACATTTCATTACAGATgatatttttatatattgcaAATCAAATAAGAAAATCAACAAATCTCAAATGAATAATATTtcatattaatttcaaacaatgaCATTAGCATTAGAATTTACCCAATCCAGCATGGCATCCTCGCCGTGCAGAAACATTTCTTCCGCCTGGGAGTCAAAACTAGCAAAACTAGCTTCGCTGAAAGATTCATCTTCCTGAAGAAACTTGGGTCTCGCTGTCTCGATCAATTTTGCATTGGCAAATGAACCTCTTTTACGCCAGAGTTTACGACAAAGGCTGGTCTTCGAATGTATaaccattacatattgccgtttatctcagctcattggctTCCAAGCTATatttcatttttacatttacatttaagtcatttagcagacgctcttatccagagcgacttatatttcaagatgatcagtggtaattgggccaaaatacagtcaatcaacgatagACCGGTCCTACCATTGGTGCGCAATGAGGTCATTGATtggtgtcttcaaatcggtttgttTCTGGTCAATACATCCCGGGGAAAAAAACTATAATGTATGGTTGTGTTAGTAACAACCagaggattgcaatgaaaccatgactggataaacgtttgtttagtgtgtgtaattACCACGAACGCTTCGTCCAAAGTTGAATAAGACGGAAATCACGATGCAACCGGTTtacaaatgtttcgtgttaggctataaaaatagattttatcaaacaaaacgaaCATTCACTGTGTAGTTAGGACACTTGTCATTGCcaccagaggaagatcttcaatgataagcaatttattttattgttatttctgactttcgtgacgctaatgcttggttggaaaatgctagtaatacttgtgtgtgtggggcaggaattgtgaaaaactgagttcaaatgtatttggctaaggtgtatgtaaacttccgacttcaactgtatcaactTTAACAAGCGGTACTTATGATATCCAGCCAATCTCAACTGATTGGATATTGATGTCTAATTCAATAACTAAGAAGTAGAATTGCCAGATTTAGCTTTTTCAAATGGACATTTTAAATAATATCCAAATTGATTGGTTTATACAAATGAGACAATAGAATTTTTTCCACATTAACCTTGATACAGCTACACTTTCAGGTTAATTAAAGTTTAAATTCCAAAATAGCTTATACAGGTTTGATTTATCATTAACATTGAACATTTATATTTTAtatctgcgttttgtgtagcgcctgcagggttgaaatattatttctatctttgtttactgttgcgctatcatcagataatagcttcttatgctttcggcgaaaagtctttttgaaatctgacatgttggctggattcacaacgagtgtagctttaatttggtatcttacatgtgtgatttaatgaaagtttgaattttatagtattttatttgaatctggcactctgcattttccctggcaattggcGAAGTGGGACATTTGCATCccccctatcccagagaggttaacctctctgggatatgtgggacggtagcgtcccacctcgccaacagacagtgaaagtgcagggcaccaaattcaaaacaacaaaaatctcataattaaaattcctcaattcctcaagtattttacaccattttaaagatagaattctcattaatccagccacagtgtctgatttcaaaaatgcattacagcgaaagcaccacaaatgattatgttagaatagtatagaatcaatctttagtgTTTTGCGgggactatttaatgaagctgccagtcgaggacttgtgaggcatctgtttctcaagctagaaactctaatgtacttgtcttcttgctcagttgtgcaccggggcctcgcacttctctttctattctggtttgagccagtttgcgctgttctgtgaagggagtagtacacagtgttgtaccagatcttcagtttcttggcaatttctcgcatggaatagccttcatttctcagaacaagaacagagtgaagagtttcagaagaaagatctttgtttctggccattttgagcctgtaatcaaacccacaaatgctgatgctccagatactcaactagtctaaggaaggccagttttattgcttcttgaATCAGACCAACAGTTTTCaggtgtgctaacataattgcaaaagggttttctactTATCAATTCGCCTtgtaaaatgataaacttggattaactaacacaacgtgcctttggaacaaaggagtaatggttgctgataatgggcctctatacacctatgtagatattccataaaaataaaaagcagcttccagctacaatagacatttacaacattaacaatgtctacactaattctgatcaatttgatgttattttaataaaCAAAAAAATTTGCTTTTCTTCTAAGCAAGGacatttaagtgaccccaaacttttgaatggtagtgtataccaGGAgatgtgccaggcccgccacgtctgttgactcatccagctggtTTGAGAATTGAGTATGCCTTACGAGGCTGAGCTGGCCAGCACTTCTATTTCTGAGGGAGTCCATTTATACACCTCCCCTGCTTTTAACTTACTATTTATAAATCAGCCATCGGCTTTAAAACTATCCTAGCTCCGTAAGGTTCCATCATAAGACTTCAAACTCACTATTAAAGGGAAACTCCAGTCTCACTTGAATAACATCTAGCCTAGTTTAAATCTGGTGTTTTTAAGGTCAGTTCAGTGAACAGGAAATAAGGCCTAAACTGGATAGCCCTTCTCTGAATAATACCTCAGAGGATATAGATTGCACAAGTTTCTGACCCTCATCACATCGCTCTAAGCCAGACAGAGGGTGTTAGATGTTCAGGGTTGGCTCAGTGCCTTTGTCACCCATGACAGTATGTAGCATTTGGCAGCGTCAATTAGCCTCGTCCTCAGATGACCAGACAGATTTTTTGCGAAATAACTCAGTTCTAAGACTTATTTGCAAATAATGATCAACATAACACTAATGTGTAGGACATTTACTGTATTACAGAGAAGAATATCAGGTATATTTTGCTCCAGAGAAGTAGCTCATTGTTCCCTCGTTGGTGCAGACGCTAGCCTAGCATCTAACTAAAGTTAGCTAGATTTCAAGCTAGCCAGGTTTCCTTAGCAGCTTGAGGAGTAAGAGTAGCCTACGTTACTTCCACGACCAAAGCTGGTGGGAGTACCGTTAAGGGCAGTGGTGTCTCGCTATCACAGGTTCTTTTAAAAGAACAAAAAGAGTTCTACAACAGTTGTTACgagaaatacactacatgaccacaagtacatagacacacacttggcaaacatctcattccaaaatcatgggcattaatatggagttggtcccccctttgctgctataacagccttcactcttctggggtggctttccactagatgttggaacattgctgcggggacttgcttccattcagacacaaTGGCATTAtggaggtcgggcactgatatcaggcgattaggcctggctcgcagtcgatgttccaattcatcccaatggtgtttgatggggttgaggtcagggctctgtgcaggccagtcaagttcttccaaaccgatctcgacaaaccatttctgtatggacctcgctttgtgaccgggggtattgtcatgctgaaacagaaaagggccttccccaaactgttgccacaatgttggaagcacagtattgtctagaatgtcattgtatgctgtagcgttaagatttcccttcactggaactaaggggcctagcccgaaccatgaaaaacagcccagaccattattcctccctcaccaaactttacagttggcattggGACAGGAAACATTTTCCTGGCATCTTCCGAACTCGGTAGAGTGTTGCAgcagaggacagacaatttttacataCTACAGCACTCGGCGAACCCAttctgagcttgtgtggcctacaacttagcggctgagcagttgttgctcctagaagtttccacttcacaataacagcacttaagaGTTGAGCAGGGCAGCTCTAGTAGGGTGgacattttacaaactgacttgttgttcTAAAGTGGGAATGCACCTTAGGACTATAATAAACATATTACAGTATGGATAAATTATAGTACTCGGTCTCTACTTTTGTTTGACGTTCTAAATCAATAGAGTCCCGAGATTCAAGTTCAATTATTCCATTTTCCACAAAGAGGAAGAACCCATAGTGGTTTATTGTATATGTACAGTAACAGAAATATGTAAATGCAGTATATGAGGATATTCCAAGACAGAACCTGAAAACTGTTTACTTGTACAAAGATTATTATACATCAGAGCCCATCATTCAgaattatttttaaaaaatatggCTGTGAGAGTAAAACAGgtgggggacagacagggatgtttgTGAAGTCCAGTTTTCCAACTAACCTTTTTCAAACCTGTTTTGAGCAATGTTTTCCTTGGGACCAAACACCAAGTGTGCAACTCTATTGTCCGGACCTAGCAAATAGTCTAACTGTATTTGCATAACAATGGAATTCAATCTAAAGGGAGCATGAGGTTGACATGTGCTCAGTGTCATAGGGGCAGATAGAACAGTTTGTGCTGACATGATAACTCATGTGATTTTAATAACAATGCTCTATCCTTTTTCTCTGACACATAAAAGGCTCTGGGATGAGGACAGGCCTGTCCTGTTGACCTCCACAGTCATGATGGGTAAGGTAAGCAGAACATATAATTTTCCAAAGAAAAGAACATTACAGACCGCCTTCTCAAGTCTATTGCCGTTCCATTTCAGATTTAGTCATGAGTTTTGTCTGAAATCATAATTGTAGTATGAGCCCAGATTTTTTTCTTGCCTGGTTCTAGATCTGATTGTGCTGTATAACCAACTCCTGTGGCCATTGTTTGGCATGACAGTGACAATAGGTGTTGGTGAGACGGCACATTCAGATCTGGGACCAAGGCTAGGAAAATAGGTGTTCTATCCTTTGTGCCATTCTCAAATATATTTGCAGAGTCAATTTCAAGTGTAAATCCAAACACAGGGGTGTTTTTCACCCAGAAAGAAGGTTCTAAGCTAGTTTGATTAAAATGTAGAGATGTGCTTCTGCCTGTATTCCCATTAACTTCAGAAGCTCTCTGTTCAGATCATCTTCTACGAGGGCAGGAATTTTGAGGGACGCCACTATGAGTGCAGTGGTGACTGCACTGACATGCACTCCCACTTCTCCCGATGTAACTCCATTCGAGTGGACAGTGGGTGCTGGATGGCCTATGAGAAGCCTAACTTTTCTGGATACCAGTACATGCTGACAAGGGGGAAGTACGCCGACCACCATCGCTGGTCCGGCTTCAACGACTGCATCCGCTCCTGTCGCATAATCCCAGCTGTGAGAACAGCTATATCTTCACCGTCATGACACAACACAAACAAATGCTCTTGAATCTGTTTTACCTTTGTAAACATTTATAACAGCTGGTATAAGTTTGACATGGTTATAGGCAATTGACTTGACACGAACCAATATTTAGGAATGTTTGTAGGAGGTATGCCTACAAAGTTTTTTTGCGAGCCCTACCCAACATTACAGGAGATGTCTTTCAGGTGGAAGCTGTCAGATGTTCTCAGATTCAAGATTCCCATAAGCTTACATCAGCTGTCATGACTGTTTACAACAGCTGTTAATTATGACAATATTCTGTGTAGCTAGGGAGTTCATGTGAAGTTTCCCAAACTTTCCAAGACTTCATACAACATTCAGGCCTAAAAGTCTGACATTGAAAAAACATTATTTCAGTTCTATGAAGTGAATCAATTTTCTCCTTGCACAGTACAATGGAAACTACAGGATGAAGATCTTTGAGAGATCAGACTTTGGGGGAAAGATGATGGAGCTGAGCGACGACTGCCCCAACCTGCAGGACCGCTTCCACCGGAGAGACATTTCCTCCTGCAATGTTATGGAGGGCTACTGGATCCTCCACGAGCACCCAAACTACAGGGGCCATCAGTACTTCCTGCGCCCTGGCGAGTACAACAAGCATAGTGACTGGGGCAGCATGAGCTCTACCATTGGCTCGGTGCGTCGCGTCACAGAGCTGAAGCAAAACAACCAATAAAGTGGTCTCTAGATCGCTCTGTCTGACAGCCTGCAGAAGTCTATACATATGTAGAGGGGATGCCAACATGAGTCAATCTCAGAATATGGTTGATATCAGGGAATAAGGAGATTGTCCTTTAGTAATTAGACCACTTACTGAGAATATGGCTGGGCTGAAGAAAGCAAGCAGTGGATTGGAATCCTGATGTAGATTTGTATACAAGAACATTTAAAGGGCTTTATGCAGACAGTCGTCAATTTATACATACCATTTCCTCACATTGAATAATAAACCAGTGGACTGAAGGGACAGTATATTTAATTGTGTCACTAATGCAGCATGCAGCAGCAAAGACAGTTGCAATTTCTTCCAACCGAGCCTGCttaaattgtttttttatttttattattctgACCTATACCAAAACACGTGAACTTCATGTGTCTATGACAAAGTAACTTTGTTAACTTGTCAATGTAGCACTGTTTGGAATATAACAAAATCTTACCAGTTGATGTATGTGGTGTGAGACAATACAATGTTGGTGTGTTGACATTCACTACAAGTAAATCAAGTTTGAGCAATCAGGTATCAATCACAATAATTATTCatatcaacaaaaaaaaacatatttctctcACCATGATTGTGAAACAAATGTGATTGAGAACATCAAGTACCTAACTGTACATCATCTTTATTATTCAAAGAATGTGGCATGAGGAACCAAAGATAACAAACTTTCACTATGGACCTGTACTGACACCAAACATGTGACCATAAACATGAAAAACAGAAGGGGAAAAAatttatataaaaataaaaaaagtcaaATCAAATAGGGCCAGTAACCAATCATGATTACAAATGATTTTGCCATAAACATTTatgagtggagggggaggcacAACTTGCACAAAATGTCCAACCTCGTGGTCACTATACAAAACATTCTGCCGAGACCTAGTGCAGGGGATTGTCAGACACACGGCGAATGAATagatatatacactgaacaaaaatataaaacagggGAATGTAAACTGTTGGTCccctgtttcatgagctgaaataaaaactcccagaaatgttccatacacacaaaaagctcaTTTTTCTCaaattgtgcacacatttgtttacatccctgttagtgagagtTACACACTTGACAATATAATCCATCCTCCTGACAGGTGAGGCAtattaaacagcacgatcattacacaattgcaccttgtgctggggaaaataagGCCAATAAGggaatgtgcaattggcatgctgactgcaggaatgtccaccagagctgttgccagagatttgAATATTgatttctctactataagctgcctccaacatagTTTTAGAAAATGTGGAACTACgtacaaccggcctcacaaccgcacacCACGTGGAACCACAccagcctaggacctccacatccgggatcgtctgagatcagccacctggacagctgatgaaactgaggagtatttgtcTGTactaaagcccttttgtggagcTTTTTTAAAATTTCTGTTAGGCTGGGCCTTGCTCCCCAGTGAGTGGGCCTGTCTACCAAGTGGATGGggctatgccctcccaggctgcATCccatcccagtcatgtgaaatccatagattgggccaaataaatgtatttcaattgattgatttccttatatgaactgtaattcagtaaaatcaTTGCGCTTATATTTTTGTTGAGAGAAATAtttaggtgtatatatatacacacacacagtaccagttaaaagattggacacacctactcgttgaagggattttctttatttttactattttgtgaagacattaaaactatgaaataaaacatgcacatgtagtaacccccaaaaagtgttaaatcaaaatatattagttTAGATTATTCAaggtagccaccatttgccttgatgacagctttgcacactcttggcattctctcaaccagcttcatgaggaatgcttttccaacagtcttgaatgagttcccacatatgctgagcacttgttggctgctattcttcactctgcagtccaactacagtccctggttcgaatccaggctgcatcacacccggtcgtgattgggagccccatagggcggcgaacaattggccccgcgtcgtccgggtttggccgtggtaagcagtcattgtaaatatgaatttgttcttaattaactgacttccCTCATTAAATAAAACTTAAAAGTAACAGACacctcaactgttcagaggagactgcatgaatcaggccttcatggttgaatttctgcaaagaaacacctactaaaaggacaccaataagaagaagaaacttgcttgggccaagaaacatgcaatggacattagaccggtggaaatctgtcctttggtctattTGTACAAATtaggtttttggttccaaccgctgtgtctcgAGACTAGTAGGTGAACATatgtgtgatggtgctttgctggtgacacagtcagtGAATTATTTAGAAATtgaggcacacttaaccagcatgcctaccacagtattctgcagcaatattccatcccatctggtttgcgctttgtgggactatcatttgtttttcaacacgacaatgacccaacacaactccaggctaagtaagggttatttgaccaaggagagtgatggagtgctgcatcagatgacctgacctccacaatcacccgacctcaacccaattgagatggtttgggaggagttagaccgcagagtgaaggaaaagcagccaacatgtgctcagcatatgtgggaactccttcaagactgttggaaaagcattcctcatgaagctggttgagagaatgccatgagtatgcaaagctgtcatcaaggcaaagagtggctaatttgaagaatctaaaatatatttagattagtttaacattttttttttactacatgattccatatgtgttagtaTTGAGGTCTTTCcaattattatacaatgtagaaaatagtaaaaataaagaaaaaccctggaattattaggtctgtccaaacttttgactgttactgcctgcatgtacagttgaagttgggagTTTACATAACCTAGTTTCAATGATTCCAACCTAggtgtttcaaccactccacaaatatcttgttaacaaactatagttttggcaagtcggttaggacatctttgTGCATAAGTCatttttcacttataattcactgtatcacaattccagtgcgtcag
The sequence above is drawn from the Oncorhynchus gorbuscha isolate QuinsamMale2020 ecotype Even-year linkage group LG11, OgorEven_v1.0, whole genome shotgun sequence genome and encodes:
- the LOC124048542 gene encoding gamma-crystallin S-1-like; the encoded protein is MMGKIIFYEGRNFEGRHYECSGDCTDMHSHFSRCNSIRVDSGCWMAYEKPNFSGYQYMLTRGKYADHHRWSGFNDCIRSCRIIPAYNGNYRMKIFERSDFGGKMMELSDDCPNLQDRFHRRDISSCNVMEGYWILHEHPNYRGHQYFLRPGEYNKHSDWGSMSSTIGSVRRVTELKQNNQ